From Frateuria aurantia DSM 6220, one genomic window encodes:
- a CDS encoding aldehyde dehydrogenase (NADP(+)) has product MTYSLSGTMLLGTTAVSGTEASFKAINPATNASLEPAYATASKAQVEQACALAHAAFPIYRETGLEQRAAFLEACAEEIEAIGDALIERAMQETGLPRARLEGERGRTTGQLRLFAEVVREGSWLEARIDPARPERKPLPRSDLRQRHIGLGPVVVFGASNFPLAFSVAGGDTASALAAGCPVVVKAHNAHPGTSEYVGQALQRAVKRSGLPEGVFSLVFGAGNVAGTALVADPRIKAVGFTGSRGGGTALIQVAAARREPIPVYAEMSAINPVYLLPSALEARGAELGKAFVASLTMGAGQFCTNPGLVVAIEGPGLEAFEAAAVEAISQSEPGVMLTPGIAKAYQQGVEAQAAQAQVLGRGKSSSEPNRCQAGLFSVTAQTFLADEALQGEIFGSASTLVRCRDEAELLALTAALEGQLTATLHLDSEDKPLAARLLPELELKAGRILVNGWPTGVEVCHAMVHGGPYPATSDSRTTSVGTLAIRRFLRPVCYQDLPADLLPQAIADNNPLAIWRRIDGQLGKV; this is encoded by the coding sequence GCTTGCCCATGCCGCCTTCCCGATCTATCGCGAAACCGGACTGGAACAGCGGGCGGCTTTTCTGGAGGCTTGTGCCGAAGAAATCGAAGCCATTGGCGACGCCCTGATCGAGCGCGCCATGCAGGAAACCGGTCTGCCCCGCGCACGCCTAGAAGGCGAGCGCGGCCGCACCACCGGTCAGCTGCGCCTGTTTGCCGAGGTGGTCCGCGAAGGCAGCTGGCTGGAGGCCCGCATCGATCCGGCGCGGCCCGAACGCAAGCCCCTGCCCCGCAGCGATCTGCGCCAGCGTCACATCGGCCTGGGACCGGTCGTGGTATTCGGCGCCAGCAACTTCCCGCTGGCTTTTTCAGTGGCCGGCGGGGACACCGCCTCGGCACTTGCCGCCGGCTGCCCGGTGGTGGTGAAGGCCCACAACGCCCATCCCGGCACGTCCGAATACGTGGGCCAGGCCCTGCAGCGCGCCGTCAAGCGCAGCGGTCTGCCGGAGGGCGTCTTTTCGCTGGTCTTTGGCGCCGGCAATGTCGCCGGTACCGCGCTGGTAGCCGACCCACGCATCAAGGCTGTGGGATTCACCGGTTCGCGCGGTGGCGGCACGGCGCTGATCCAGGTCGCCGCCGCGAGGCGCGAGCCGATTCCGGTCTATGCCGAGATGAGCGCCATCAATCCGGTGTATCTGCTGCCCTCCGCGCTGGAGGCACGGGGTGCCGAGCTGGGCAAGGCCTTTGTCGCTTCACTGACCATGGGCGCGGGCCAGTTCTGCACCAACCCCGGTCTGGTCGTGGCCATCGAAGGCCCCGGTCTGGAGGCCTTCGAGGCTGCTGCGGTGGAAGCGATCAGCCAGTCTGAGCCAGGCGTGATGCTGACTCCAGGTATCGCCAAGGCCTATCAGCAAGGCGTCGAGGCCCAGGCGGCCCAGGCCCAGGTGCTGGGCCGCGGCAAGTCCAGCAGCGAGCCCAATCGATGCCAGGCCGGCCTGTTCAGTGTCACCGCGCAGACTTTTCTGGCCGATGAGGCCCTGCAAGGCGAGATTTTCGGCTCGGCCTCCACCCTCGTCCGTTGCCGTGATGAAGCTGAGCTGCTGGCGCTGACGGCGGCTCTGGAAGGCCAGCTGACGGCGACCCTGCATCTGGACAGCGAGGACAAACCGCTGGCCGCCCGTCTGCTGCCGGAACTCGAGCTGAAAGCCGGCCGCATCCTAGTCAACGGCTGGCCGACCGGTGTCGAAGTCTGCCATGCCATGGTTCATGGTGGTCCCTATCCGGCCACCTCCGACAGCCGTACCACTTCGGTTGGCACACTGGCGATTCGCCGTTTCCTGCGCCCGGTCTGCTATCAGGACCTGCCGGCCGACCTGCTGCCGCAGGCCATTGCCGACAACAATCCGCTGGCTATCTGGCGCCGCATCGACGGTCAGCTGGGCAAGGTCTGA